In Zerene cesonia ecotype Mississippi chromosome 12, Zerene_cesonia_1.1, whole genome shotgun sequence, the genomic stretch AGTCCAACTAAAAATAATGCGTTGAATTGAAGGTGGACGTTatggattaaaatttttcgacAGATTGCAATCTCACGAGTTAGATTGTAATGTAAGGGTTTTTGCATTGTTACGGCgacatatattcatttatgcaACCGCTTAAGATCAAATAcctaattgttaaatatgcgtattgtattattgcattattttatgttgtctagtttaatttatgttagatACCTAAGTAActatgtgtttataaatatttttagatttatggTTACATTGACTAAAATATGAAGTACTTATTAGCTTATAGCTCTTTAAATTTTCGCCTAACTTCATTAAAACAAGATGTTGTAATTGTGTTGTTTAATCAGGATCACGTCATTTTAGctttttacatgtataatttttaagtaattttaaagtatttttcgTAGGTCGTACCTACACAACGTTTTAAGCTATTGTCATAGGATTTATGACTATATTACgattaagttattataatcaCTTTATcgaataaatgattttagaaataatgttggtttttctttttgtttcataGGGTGGAATCAAATTCTACTCGAAGACGGGTTGATAAAAGTAATTACCAATAGTATTCGTTTATTAACAcatgaattattatagaatatcttaaaaatgtatttatttgtaatatacttTTTGCAATACATAAGATTGGTTATGTAACACAGTGTGGGTCTTTTATAGCCGGTAAGCAGGAATgccatttacataattattgaatctttttattctgtttcaATGCAAATGAAAAAACACAGATATCTTACATATTTAGGTTTagtttactaaataaataaaagaaaaaactagAACTTTCTCACTATCATCACCTCAGAAGATAATAACGAATTTAATATAGACAATTAATCTAGAAatcactaaaatatattataaatagttttgaataatataaataatacacctTTCTCCCTTCTCCTCTCACTGCCAGCTTATGATCCTCCCTCGAGGCTTTTTAGTATATTCTTCTGGACaccttatataataaatatattcaaaactataacatttatttggcCTGAATGACGATTTTAAAgctaattttcttatatttttgctTACCTATTTGTAACGTAGACGCTTAATAGGTACTTgaattgataataatgtatttgagTTGATATATTGTACGTATCATATCAATGCGatgagataaaaattaaatacttaaataattgtgtttcTCAGTTTAGACGTAATTGTGCGTTGAAAGTGTTCAAGCGGATTGTTAGAAAAAAGGTATAAATTATGACCACATCGATTAATTTTCCGACCGATATCAAATCATCAGCATTGGAGCTAATTGGAAACACTCCACTTATTGCGTTGGATCGTTTGCATCCAGGACCTGGCCGTATCTTAGCGAAATGTGAATTCATGAATCCAGGCGCTTCAATAAAATGTCGTTCTGCTTTACATATGATACAAAAAGCTCGCGAGCGTGGAGATTTGGAAACCGGCAAACCTGTTATAGAAGTTACATCAGGAAACCAGGGTTGTGGTCTTGCAGTTGTATGTGCGGTATTAGGACACCCGTTAACGCTCACTATGTCTAAAGGTAATAGTGTGCAGCGAGCAATACATATGGAAGCTCTTGGTGCAAAATGTATAAGATATCCTCAAGTGGATGGAACGTATGGAAATGTTACGTATGCTGACGTGTCCATCCCTATAGAAGCCGCAGTTACTATAGCTAAAGAAACAGGGGCCTATTTTGTACAGCAATTATGCAACGAAGATAATACAGCTGCGCATTACGAAACAACAGGACCCGAAATTTGGAGACAAACTGGACATCGGGTTAACGGCTTTGTGGCTGCTGTCGGAACATCGGGAACTTTTAGCGGTGTATCAAAATTTTT encodes the following:
- the LOC119830808 gene encoding putative inactive cysteine synthase 2, which translates into the protein MTTSINFPTDIKSSALELIGNTPLIALDRLHPGPGRILAKCEFMNPGASIKCRSALHMIQKARERGDLETGKPVIEVTSGNQGCGLAVVCAVLGHPLTLTMSKGNSVQRAIHMEALGAKCIRYPQVDGTYGNVTYADVSIPIEAAVTIAKETGAYFVQQLCNEDNTAAHYETTGPEIWRQTGHRVNGFVAAVGTSGTFSGVSKFLKEQNPEIVCCVVEPAGSEPLKGCPIVKPKHLLQGSSYGIVPDLFKPDLMDESISVSDEETELYKDLIGRKEGLYVGYTSGANVAAAVKLLNSGKLPKDAWVVTILCDSGLKYTPVSEALIN